One genomic region from Anabaena sp. PCC 7108 encodes:
- the tnpA gene encoding IS200/IS605 family transposase, translating to MALWRLYYHLVWTTKERQSLIIDEREEKLYAYIISKADELKTIIHAINGTENHIHVVASIPPKISISELVQKIKGSSTHYINNVSSGEDIFAWQRGYGVFSLGRKQLEEAVIYVKNQKEHHAQGTIIKSLEDFNQDDNPPQKFYM from the coding sequence ATAGCTTTGTGGAGACTTTATTATCATCTTGTTTGGACAACAAAAGAGCGTCAGTCACTAATTATCGATGAACGCGAAGAGAAGCTTTATGCTTACATTATTAGTAAAGCTGATGAACTGAAGACAATTATTCATGCTATTAACGGTACAGAGAACCACATTCATGTAGTGGCTTCTATTCCTCCAAAGATTTCTATTTCTGAGTTGGTACAAAAAATTAAAGGTAGCAGCACTCATTATATTAATAATGTATCTTCTGGAGAAGATATATTTGCTTGGCAAAGAGGTTATGGTGTTTTTTCGTTAGGGAGAAAGCAACTTGAAGAAGCTGTTATTTATGTGAAAAATCAAAAGGAACATCATGCACAAGGTACAATAATTAAGTCTTTAGAAGATTTTAATCAAGATGATAATCCACCGCAAAAATTTTATATGTAA
- a CDS encoding choice-of-anchor I family protein, protein MTNSIQLNHIGTVSLSGAEISDFDPKSQRLFVTGVSEDKPVIQVIDASDPTNPTKVTDIDLSSLGSGVQSVAVRKGVGTANSIIAVAISANMSTDPGKVVFYDAVTLTKLSEVTVGALPDMITFTPDGSKLLVANEGEPNEDYTVDPEGSVSIIDVSGDIASLDNSKVTTADFTAFNGQEATVKADGVRIFGLNASVAQDLEPEYIAVSPDNQTAFITLQENNAVAVLDIASGTINDIVPLGFKDHSLPGNGLDASDRDNGINIQNWPVFGMYQPDGISSFQVGGATYYITANEGDSRVRPTGDDILPAPNNGEGDIFNEETRVKDVILDPTAFPNAAELQADENLGRLTITKTLGDTDGDGDFDQLYAYGGRSFSIWNDQGQLVFDSGDQIEQILAQATPTLFNANNASPDDVDTRSDNKGPEPESAVVGVIDDVPYGFIGLERAGGGVMVYNLSDPTAPEFIQYIRTEGDVSPEGLKFISAEDSPNAKPLLAVSNEVSNTVSFYEIAPQPKLTTYEFEDLPKLGTTTTGQDIFLGGFSGLYFQGVAANGNLQFVTNTDRGPNGEPTGQNRPFLLPDFQPEIVSFELNQTTGEITITKRTGLFREDGTTPLTGLPNVQAGEGGTAYTDEIGVDLNGQVLPNDTLGADLEGIVIAENGDYWLVDEYRPAIYHFDVNGKLLDRFIPEGTAAATDPDQPAGTFGTEVLPAVYAQRRANRGFEAVALEGNKLYAFIQTPIDNPDSSGDTTSRNSRNLRILEFDIVSQQVTGEYLYLLDDITGSGNAKTDKIGDAVSLGNGKFAVVERDDRSDETSNKLIYQIDLAGATNINNSANFTLPADKTIEQLTEAELTTANITPVSKSLIVNAAQIGYTGVEKLEGLALVSPNTLAVINDNDFNVAGTTTPEKLGIIELPNNILLTLGTAGNDELYAQQGEEIQGLEGNDRLFAEGILGENILDGGDDDDQLYVVEGVKNTLKGGAGDDQLYVVEGENNTLDGDDGNDQLFVIEGSNNTLRGGAGDDLLNTSSTTGSNTLEGGDGDDILIGTLASDSLFGDAGNDSLFAGKQGTQMTGGAGLDLFYLGNGSVPDVPGEVLDFTKGDDKVVIAGIPEVQDFADLILEQVGADTSIKANINGSPKELGILRNVQANTLTADDFGFIVPVFSITDASAVEGNAITFTITRTDDILAAQTVTVSTSIATGNTASAADFTAKTETLSFAQGETQKTFAVQTTEDVLFEGDETFTVTLSNATNGSVISSATATGTITNNDPAPVFSIAAAEGLEGDVISFTVTRTGDAQADQSVTVATSIATDDTASAADFTANTQTLTFAAGETEKTFAVQTTEDVLFEGDETFTVTLSNATNGAIIDDTQDTVQGTINNDDPIPVFAIAAASALEGSDVTFTVTRTGDALGDQSVTVATSIATGDTASAADFTANTQTLTFAAGETEKTFTVATIQDDIVEDNETFTVTLSNATDGAVISSTNSTAQGTITDDDTPAEFSITSAEGLEGSDVTFTVTRSRDNLTPQSVTVATSISTGDTASAADFTANTQTLTFAVGETEKTFTVATIQDAIVEEDETFTVTLSNATDGAVISSTNSTAQGTITDDDISLAVVNNNNIFTIKGIDDTVRLKVTLIERNSNFISELGVFTVDDAEGKIDGIAPGEQGYEQAALDRVKDQGKAIFSAISNIPNGFNTIDLARLLGFDSGDHLNFFLVKDGTIDSFRAGLTPSTNVLFAETSTQQITSNADGFTIAWEEGSNVADFKDLVVKIESTNEPLTLGTALQGINQSELIDLTGISGLVKADFSVYREAAFNNEVYFYKVDNAQGQIGSLQVNTANQANYLQAAINNLIKDADTGETIKFAVANQGLFTNSAMIAGGSILAPLIIINGTLSQLTDTNVDNNPQVYFPYLGVNSDGVDHIRLLGDNTFGFEDLPNGGDFDYNDLIIKSDFSIV, encoded by the coding sequence ATGACAAATTCAATTCAACTTAACCATATTGGCACTGTTAGCTTAAGCGGTGCAGAAATTTCTGATTTTGACCCCAAGTCTCAACGGCTGTTTGTAACTGGAGTATCTGAAGATAAACCAGTTATTCAAGTAATTGATGCTTCTGATCCAACCAACCCTACTAAAGTTACTGACATTGATCTTTCTAGCTTAGGTTCAGGAGTTCAAAGTGTCGCAGTCAGAAAAGGAGTAGGAACTGCAAATAGCATTATTGCAGTGGCTATTTCCGCTAATATGAGTACCGACCCTGGTAAAGTGGTTTTTTATGATGCTGTTACTCTCACTAAACTTTCAGAAGTGACAGTAGGCGCTTTACCTGACATGATCACTTTCACTCCCGATGGTAGCAAATTACTTGTTGCTAATGAAGGAGAACCAAATGAAGATTATACTGTTGATCCAGAAGGTTCAGTTAGTATTATTGATGTTTCTGGAGATATTGCCAGTTTAGATAACAGTAAAGTTACAACTGCTGATTTCACGGCATTTAATGGACAAGAAGCCACTGTAAAAGCAGATGGCGTGAGGATTTTTGGGCTTAATGCTAGTGTTGCTCAAGATTTAGAACCAGAGTATATTGCAGTTTCACCTGATAATCAAACTGCTTTTATCACTCTCCAAGAAAATAATGCGGTTGCTGTTCTTGATATCGCCAGCGGAACTATTAACGACATTGTCCCTTTGGGTTTCAAAGACCATAGTTTACCTGGAAATGGTCTAGATGCCAGTGATAGAGATAATGGTATTAACATCCAAAATTGGCCTGTTTTTGGGATGTATCAACCCGATGGGATTAGCTCTTTTCAAGTTGGTGGTGCAACCTATTACATCACTGCAAATGAAGGAGATTCCCGTGTTCGTCCCACTGGTGATGATATTTTACCTGCTCCTAATAATGGAGAAGGTGATATCTTCAATGAAGAAACAAGAGTTAAGGATGTCATACTTGATCCAACCGCTTTCCCTAATGCTGCTGAATTACAAGCTGATGAAAATTTAGGTCGTCTCACCATTACCAAGACTCTGGGAGATACGGACGGAGATGGTGATTTTGATCAACTTTATGCTTACGGTGGTCGTTCTTTCTCAATTTGGAATGATCAAGGTCAATTAGTATTCGACAGTGGCGACCAAATTGAACAAATTTTAGCTCAAGCAACACCGACACTTTTTAATGCTAATAATGCTTCTCCTGACGATGTTGATACTCGTTCGGATAACAAAGGACCTGAACCAGAAAGTGCAGTTGTTGGTGTTATTGATGATGTCCCTTATGGATTCATCGGCTTAGAACGTGCTGGTGGTGGGGTAATGGTTTATAACCTCAGTGACCCAACTGCACCTGAGTTTATTCAGTATATTAGAACTGAGGGTGATGTTAGTCCTGAAGGCTTAAAATTCATCTCTGCGGAAGATAGTCCTAATGCTAAACCACTACTAGCTGTTTCTAATGAAGTTAGTAATACTGTTAGCTTTTATGAAATAGCTCCCCAGCCGAAGTTAACTACTTATGAATTTGAAGACTTACCCAAATTAGGAACAACTACCACAGGTCAGGATATCTTTTTAGGTGGTTTTTCTGGTTTGTATTTCCAAGGAGTAGCAGCAAACGGAAATCTGCAATTTGTGACTAATACTGACCGTGGTCCTAATGGTGAACCCACTGGTCAAAATAGACCGTTTTTATTACCCGATTTCCAACCAGAAATAGTTAGTTTTGAACTTAATCAAACTACTGGTGAAATCACTATCACTAAGAGAACTGGGTTATTTCGTGAAGATGGTACAACCCCATTAACTGGACTTCCCAATGTACAAGCTGGGGAAGGTGGTACTGCTTACACTGATGAAATTGGTGTGGATTTAAATGGTCAAGTCTTACCTAACGATACTTTGGGTGCTGATTTAGAGGGTATTGTTATTGCCGAAAATGGTGACTATTGGCTAGTTGATGAATACCGTCCGGCGATTTACCATTTTGATGTGAATGGGAAGTTACTTGACCGTTTTATTCCCGAAGGAACAGCAGCAGCAACAGACCCAGATCAACCGGCAGGAACTTTTGGAACTGAGGTATTACCAGCGGTTTACGCCCAAAGACGTGCTAACCGGGGTTTTGAAGCTGTAGCTTTGGAAGGTAATAAGCTTTATGCTTTTATTCAGACCCCCATTGATAACCCTGATAGTTCTGGAGATACAACTTCTAGAAATTCTCGTAATTTGCGAATTCTGGAATTTGATATAGTATCTCAACAAGTTACTGGTGAGTATCTCTATCTTCTCGATGATATTACAGGCAGTGGTAATGCCAAAACTGATAAAATCGGTGATGCTGTTTCTTTAGGTAATGGTAAGTTTGCAGTTGTAGAACGGGATGACAGAAGTGATGAAACTTCTAACAAACTTATTTACCAAATTGATTTAGCAGGGGCAACTAATATCAATAATTCTGCTAACTTTACGTTGCCAGCAGATAAGACAATTGAACAACTAACTGAGGCGGAGTTAACTACTGCTAATATTACTCCAGTCAGTAAGAGTTTAATTGTTAATGCCGCACAAATAGGTTATACAGGTGTTGAAAAGTTAGAGGGTTTAGCATTAGTTTCACCCAATACTCTGGCTGTGATTAATGATAATGACTTCAATGTTGCCGGCACAACAACTCCTGAAAAACTAGGGATTATTGAATTACCTAATAATATTCTCCTCACATTGGGTACTGCGGGTAACGATGAGTTATATGCTCAACAGGGTGAGGAAATCCAAGGACTGGAAGGAAATGATCGCTTATTTGCTGAAGGCATTTTGGGCGAGAATATCCTTGATGGTGGTGATGATGATGATCAACTTTATGTAGTTGAAGGTGTCAAGAACACTCTGAAAGGTGGCGCTGGAGATGATCAACTTTATGTAGTTGAAGGTGAGAACAATACCCTTGATGGTGATGATGGAAATGATCAACTATTTGTCATAGAAGGTAGCAATAACACCCTCAGAGGTGGTGCTGGAGATGATCTACTCAACACATCCAGCACAACAGGTAGCAACACCCTAGAGGGTGGTGATGGCGATGATATTCTGATTGGGACACTAGCAAGCGATAGCTTATTTGGTGATGCTGGTAATGATTCGCTGTTTGCTGGTAAACAAGGTACTCAGATGACTGGGGGTGCTGGATTAGACCTCTTTTATCTTGGCAACGGTTCAGTCCCAGATGTACCTGGTGAAGTCTTAGATTTTACGAAGGGTGATGATAAGGTTGTAATTGCTGGTATCCCTGAAGTTCAAGATTTTGCAGACCTGATCTTAGAGCAAGTTGGGGCTGATACAAGCATTAAAGCTAATATCAATGGTTCTCCAAAAGAGTTAGGCATTTTAAGAAATGTTCAAGCCAATACTCTGACAGCAGATGACTTCGGCTTTATAGTTCCCGTTTTCTCAATTACTGATGCTTCAGCAGTTGAAGGTAATGCTATTACTTTCACTATTACCCGCACTGATGATATATTGGCTGCCCAAACAGTTACTGTATCCACATCTATAGCTACAGGTAATACAGCAAGTGCTGCTGACTTCACTGCTAAAACCGAAACTCTGAGTTTTGCCCAGGGAGAAACCCAAAAAACCTTTGCTGTTCAAACTACTGAAGATGTCTTATTTGAGGGTGATGAGACTTTCACTGTCACCTTAAGTAATGCCACTAATGGGTCGGTGATTAGTTCTGCCACAGCTACAGGAACTATCACCAATAATGATCCTGCCCCTGTGTTTAGCATTGCTGCTGCTGAAGGACTAGAAGGAGATGTTATCAGCTTTACTGTTACTCGTACAGGAGATGCCCAGGCTGATCAAAGTGTGACTGTCGCAACTTCTATTGCTACTGACGATACAGCAAGTGCTGCTGACTTTACTGCTAACACTCAAACTCTGACTTTTGCAGCAGGTGAAACCGAGAAAACCTTTGCTGTTCAAACTACTGAAGATGTCTTATTCGAGGGTGATGAAACTTTCACTGTCACCTTAAGTAATGCCACTAATGGGGCAATCATCGATGATACACAAGATACAGTGCAAGGAACTATTAACAATGATGATCCTATCCCTGTATTTGCGATCGCTGCGGCTTCTGCATTAGAGGGCAGTGATGTTACTTTCACAGTAACTCGTACAGGAGATGCACTGGGTGATCAAAGTGTTACCGTAGCCACTTCTATTGCTACTGGGGATACAGCAAGTGCTGCTGACTTTACTGCTAACACTCAAACTCTGACTTTTGCAGCAGGTGAAACCGAGAAAACTTTCACTGTAGCCACAATTCAAGATGACATTGTGGAAGACAATGAGACGTTTACTGTCACTTTAAGTAATGCTACAGATGGTGCAGTTATAAGTTCCACAAACAGCACAGCCCAAGGAACTATTACCGACGATGATACACCGGCTGAATTTAGCATTACTTCTGCTGAGGGATTAGAAGGAAGTGATGTTACTTTCACTGTGACTCGTTCAAGGGATAACTTAACTCCTCAAAGTGTGACTGTAGCCACGTCTATCAGTACTGGGGATACAGCAAGTGCTGCTGACTTTACTGCTAATACTCAAACTCTGACTTTTGCAGTTGGTGAAACCGAGAAAACTTTCACTGTAGCCACAATTCAAGATGCCATTGTGGAAGAAGATGAGACGTTTACTGTCACTTTAAGTAATGCTACAGATGGTGCGGTTATAAGTTCCACAAACAGCACAGCCCAGGGAACTATTACTGACGATGACATTTCACTAGCTGTTGTTAATAACAACAACATCTTTACCATCAAAGGTATTGATGACACAGTCAGACTCAAAGTAACTCTAATAGAACGCAATTCCAATTTTATTAGTGAATTGGGTGTCTTTACTGTTGACGATGCCGAAGGTAAAATCGACGGTATTGCTCCAGGGGAACAAGGTTATGAACAAGCAGCTTTAGACCGAGTAAAAGACCAAGGTAAAGCTATTTTCTCCGCCATTTCCAATATTCCTAATGGGTTCAATACTATCGATTTAGCTCGTTTGCTAGGATTTGATTCTGGTGATCACCTGAACTTCTTTTTAGTCAAAGACGGTACAATTGATTCCTTTAGAGCCGGACTCACTCCAAGTACCAACGTTTTATTTGCTGAAACCTCAACTCAACAAATCACAAGCAATGCTGATGGTTTTACAATTGCTTGGGAAGAAGGATCTAATGTTGCAGACTTTAAGGATCTAGTAGTTAAGATTGAGTCCACAAATGAACCCTTAACTTTAGGTACTGCACTGCAAGGGATAAATCAATCAGAACTCATTGATTTAACAGGTATATCCGGTCTAGTAAAAGCAGATTTCTCTGTTTATCGAGAAGCTGCATTCAATAATGAAGTCTACTTTTATAAGGTAGATAATGCTCAAGGACAAATTGGCAGTCTGCAAGTAAATACAGCTAATCAAGCAAATTATCTGCAAGCTGCAATCAACAATCTGATTAAAGATGCAGATACTGGTGAAACAATCAAATTTGCTGTTGCTAACCAAGGTTTATTTACAAATAGTGCGATGATTGCAGGTGGTTCAATACTTGCTCCTTTGATCATTATCAATGGTACTCTTTCCCAATTAACTGATACTAACGTCGATAATAATCCTCAAGTTTATTTCCCATATTTGGGAGTGAATTCTGATGGAGTAGATCACATTCGTTTGTTAGGAGATAACACTTTCGGATTTGAAGATTTACCAAATGGTGGCGATTTTGATTACAATGACTTGATTATTAAATCCGATTTTTCGATTGTTTAA
- the pabB gene encoding aminodeoxychorismate synthase component I, whose amino-acid sequence MKTLIIDNYDSYTFNLYQLIAEVNGEYPTVIYNDQIVWDELKQWEFDNIVISPGPGRPEKSKDFGICCQIIQNTQVPLLGVCLGNQGLGYGYGGKVIHAPEVRHGRLSEVYHTATDLFAGIPSPFSVVRYHSLLVSDDLPDCLEKVAWTDENLVMGIRHRHLPLWGVQFHPESICTQYGHTLFGNFKEITRKFAQEQDNNPKKQYWIGNNQTATLPTSDSDQKQQQEFELCTRKLNLCADTEQMFVHLFGNSASAFWLDSSRVEPGLSRFSFMGDNSGENSLLIHYQTQGQELTITQSDTVSFRTEGIFDYLQREIELRHCPSDHLPFDFNCGFVGYFGYELKAESGSQFNYSSSLPDAMFLLADRMIAIDHQELTIYLICLIQQGQKSSAEDWFEATKYQIDNLSPLSPIVAENKKIPVIFRLSRSEKTYLDDIEKCLQEIHEGETYQVCLTNQIHTDITPDPLEFYRSLRRINPAPYAAFLRFGDVGIACSSPERFLHIDRQGWVETKPIKGTLPRGKTATEDFILREQLRNSEKDRAENLMIVDLLRNDLGRVCAVGTVHVPKLMDVETYATVHQLVTTIRGQLRPNMSAVDCIRNAFPGGSMTGAPKIRTMEIIDRLEQEARGVYSGAIGFLGLNGSADLNVVIRTAVLTTAQTSIGVGGGIVALSDPQMEFQETMLKAKALIQALMITTHGVFDADQYYIQGIETEVFDNYEKVGV is encoded by the coding sequence ATGAAAACTCTGATTATTGACAACTATGATTCTTATACTTTTAACCTTTACCAATTGATTGCAGAAGTCAATGGAGAGTATCCCACTGTAATTTACAATGATCAAATAGTATGGGATGAACTCAAACAGTGGGAATTTGATAACATCGTGATTTCACCAGGTCCTGGTCGTCCAGAGAAATCAAAAGATTTTGGGATCTGTTGTCAAATAATTCAAAATACCCAAGTGCCACTTCTAGGTGTTTGCTTGGGAAATCAGGGTCTTGGTTATGGGTATGGAGGAAAAGTTATTCATGCACCTGAAGTTCGGCATGGTCGGCTGAGTGAAGTTTATCACACTGCTACTGATTTGTTTGCGGGAATACCTTCTCCTTTCTCTGTTGTGCGCTACCATTCTTTGTTGGTTTCCGATGATCTACCGGACTGTTTGGAAAAAGTAGCATGGACGGATGAAAATCTGGTGATGGGAATTCGGCATCGCCATTTACCACTCTGGGGTGTGCAGTTTCATCCAGAGTCAATCTGTACTCAATATGGACATACTTTATTTGGGAATTTTAAAGAGATTACCCGAAAATTTGCCCAAGAGCAAGACAACAATCCGAAAAAACAATATTGGATAGGAAATAACCAGACTGCAACCTTACCGACAAGTGATTCTGATCAAAAACAGCAACAGGAATTTGAACTTTGTACCCGCAAACTTAATTTGTGTGCCGATACAGAGCAGATGTTTGTGCATTTGTTTGGCAACTCTGCCAGTGCATTTTGGCTAGATAGCAGTCGGGTTGAACCTGGTCTTTCTCGCTTTTCCTTCATGGGAGATAACAGTGGTGAAAATAGTCTGTTGATTCATTATCAGACGCAAGGGCAGGAACTGACAATTACACAGTCCGATACTGTCAGTTTCAGAACCGAGGGGATTTTTGATTATCTCCAGCGGGAAATTGAACTGCGGCACTGCCCATCTGATCACCTACCCTTTGATTTCAATTGTGGATTTGTGGGTTACTTTGGCTATGAATTAAAGGCAGAATCTGGATCTCAATTCAACTATTCCTCTAGTTTACCTGATGCCATGTTCCTGTTAGCTGATCGGATGATTGCAATTGATCACCAAGAGCTAACTATCTATCTAATTTGTCTAATCCAGCAAGGACAAAAATCTTCTGCAGAAGATTGGTTTGAAGCGACCAAATACCAAATTGACAATCTTTCTCCTCTGTCGCCTATTGTTGCTGAAAATAAAAAAATACCTGTTATTTTTCGATTAAGTAGGTCGGAAAAGACTTATCTTGATGATATTGAAAAATGTTTACAGGAAATTCACGAAGGAGAAACTTATCAAGTTTGTTTAACAAACCAGATTCACACAGACATAACACCTGATCCGCTAGAGTTCTATCGTTCATTACGCCGCATCAATCCTGCTCCTTATGCTGCATTTTTGCGCTTTGGGGATGTGGGAATTGCCTGTTCATCTCCAGAGCGATTTTTGCACATTGATCGTCAAGGTTGGGTAGAAACAAAGCCCATTAAAGGGACTCTACCCAGAGGAAAGACAGCTACAGAAGATTTCATTCTCCGTGAACAATTACGGAATAGCGAAAAAGATCGAGCTGAGAATTTGATGATTGTGGATTTACTTCGCAATGATCTGGGACGGGTTTGTGCTGTTGGTACTGTCCATGTACCCAAATTAATGGATGTGGAAACCTACGCTACAGTGCATCAATTAGTGACGACAATTCGCGGTCAATTACGCCCTAATATGAGTGCCGTAGACTGCATTCGTAACGCCTTTCCTGGAGGTTCTATGACTGGCGCACCTAAGATTAGAACCATGGAAATTATTGATCGATTAGAGCAAGAAGCACGGGGAGTTTATTCAGGGGCAATCGGCTTTTTGGGTTTGAATGGTTCAGCCGATTTGAATGTTGTCATTCGTACCGCTGTGTTGACGACTGCACAAACTTCGATTGGTGTTGGTGGTGGTATTGTAGCACTTTCTGATCCTCAGATGGAGTTTCAAGAAACTATGCTGAAAGCCAAGGCATTGATTCAGGCATTGATGATCACAACACATGGAGTTTTTGATGCCGACCAATATTATATCCAGGGAATAGAAACAGAGGTTTTTGATAATTATGAAAAAGTGGGTGTATAA
- a CDS encoding TIGR02466 family protein: MTSNQKDCFPTPIWLFSIDEYPHLNKKLMKLIQMEYANDKKGMKMSNVLGWHSLDNLNKRDDFQDLMKIIKTNVLEVTNLLKWDLNQLDINIKTAWAIVNGKFAYNSVHEHPNSLLSGVYYIKSPQDCGGLLFHDPRISAHRLLPPYLEFTPWTMPSVAYKPVEGNMIIFPSWLMHSVEPNLSNEERVSISFNIGVKQKV; the protein is encoded by the coding sequence ATGACAAGTAATCAAAAAGATTGTTTTCCCACCCCAATATGGCTTTTTTCTATTGATGAGTATCCACATTTAAATAAAAAACTAATGAAATTAATACAGATGGAATATGCTAATGATAAAAAAGGCATGAAAATGTCTAATGTCCTTGGTTGGCATAGCCTAGACAATCTCAATAAACGAGATGATTTCCAAGATTTGATGAAAATTATCAAAACTAATGTTTTAGAAGTAACTAATTTACTTAAATGGGATTTAAATCAGTTAGATATTAATATCAAAACTGCCTGGGCAATAGTTAATGGAAAATTTGCTTATAATTCAGTTCATGAACATCCTAATTCATTATTAAGTGGTGTTTACTATATTAAGTCACCGCAAGATTGTGGGGGACTTTTATTTCATGACCCTAGAATTAGCGCCCATAGACTTCTACCACCTTATTTAGAATTTACTCCTTGGACTATGCCCAGTGTTGCTTACAAACCCGTGGAAGGAAATATGATAATATTTCCCAGTTGGCTAATGCATAGTGTAGAACCTAATTTAAGTAATGAAGAAAGAGTCAGTATTAGTTTTAATATTGGTGTTAAACAAAAAGTTTAA